A stretch of Spirosoma oryzicola DNA encodes these proteins:
- a CDS encoding FG-GAP repeat domain-containing protein, which produces MTYNHHFFFRAYSKLVVIAALGIAIYSCHSGASDQLDNPLVKAGQQLAIKHCGSCHLVPEPSMLDQETWDTHVLPAMAPMLGIESYGNGYYFAGQKAAVSYDNWQKIMLYYKALAPRKLKPADVSTSNDWSIFSLTKPQRDTTQTSETTMVVMDSSRTHLYSGDGIRNDLTCWDQQLHPVWRKQLKSPPVNVAFYRDKQGNERGVFTGLGTMVAADIAKGELLDLALSGKPRNDSSTIHSDLPRPLQSLAADINRDGLTDWIVCGFGHLRGGLYWLKQEKNGRFTKLPIKEIPGAIQATTGDFNADGWPDVMVLFAHADEGIWLFLNDKKGGFTQQNLLRFPSVYGSTSFQLVDFNKDGKVDILYTCGDNSDYSQIFKPYHGVYVYLNQGNFQYKQAHFLPVNGCTKAIANDFDQDGDLDIISISFFADFKNNPAEGCLYFEQEKAFEFKRHALPVSDYGRWICMDVGDWDHDGDSDVVLGNFSKGFLNERDFKPTWDTHLPFIILTNTTRDKSR; this is translated from the coding sequence GTGACTTATAATCATCATTTCTTTTTTCGGGCGTACAGTAAGTTAGTCGTCATTGCAGCCCTGGGAATTGCTATTTACAGTTGTCATTCAGGAGCCAGTGATCAGTTGGATAATCCGTTGGTTAAGGCAGGGCAGCAACTAGCGATCAAGCACTGCGGTTCGTGTCACCTGGTTCCTGAACCCAGCATGCTCGATCAGGAAACCTGGGACACCCACGTTTTACCCGCGATGGCTCCTATGCTGGGCATAGAATCGTACGGAAACGGCTATTATTTCGCGGGGCAGAAAGCGGCTGTCTCGTACGATAACTGGCAAAAAATAATGCTTTATTACAAAGCATTGGCACCCAGAAAACTTAAACCCGCCGACGTATCTACTTCGAATGACTGGTCCATTTTTTCGCTGACAAAGCCGCAGCGAGATACGACACAAACGTCGGAGACGACGATGGTTGTTATGGACTCAAGCCGTACCCATCTGTACTCCGGAGATGGAATACGTAATGACTTGACCTGCTGGGATCAGCAGCTACACCCGGTATGGCGAAAGCAGCTTAAGTCCCCACCTGTCAACGTAGCCTTTTACCGGGACAAGCAAGGCAACGAACGAGGAGTGTTTACTGGTCTGGGTACAATGGTGGCAGCCGATATTGCAAAAGGGGAACTACTTGACCTAGCGCTTTCTGGTAAGCCACGTAATGACTCGTCTACAATTCACAGCGATCTGCCCCGCCCGCTGCAATCACTAGCCGCCGACATCAATCGGGATGGACTAACCGACTGGATTGTATGCGGATTCGGTCACCTACGGGGTGGCTTGTACTGGCTGAAGCAAGAGAAAAATGGGCGGTTCACAAAACTGCCTATTAAAGAAATCCCGGGTGCTATTCAAGCCACCACGGGCGATTTTAACGCTGATGGCTGGCCAGATGTTATGGTTCTCTTCGCCCATGCCGACGAAGGAATCTGGCTTTTCCTAAACGATAAAAAAGGAGGATTTACTCAACAAAACCTGCTCCGATTCCCATCTGTCTACGGCTCAACCAGCTTTCAACTAGTCGATTTCAACAAGGATGGAAAGGTCGATATTCTTTACACCTGTGGTGACAACAGTGATTACTCTCAAATTTTCAAGCCTTACCACGGGGTGTATGTTTACCTCAACCAAGGTAATTTTCAATACAAGCAGGCTCATTTTTTACCCGTCAACGGTTGTACAAAAGCCATCGCCAACGACTTCGATCAGGACGGCGATTTAGACATTATCAGCATTTCCTTCTTCGCGGATTTTAAAAACAATCCGGCCGAAGGCTGTTTGTATTTTGAGCAGGAAAAAGCCTTTGAGTTTAAGCGACATGCGCTCCCCGTTAGCGACTATGGCCGCTGGATTTGCATGGACGTGGGCGACTGGGATCATGACGGCGATTCGGACGTAGTGTTAGGCAACTTTTCGAAGGGATTTCTCAACGAGCGCGATTTCAAACCCACCTGGGATACACACTTACCGTTTATCATCCTCACGAACACAACCAGAGATAAGAGCCGCTAA
- a CDS encoding NFACT RNA binding domain-containing protein → MHTNYYFLRQLAPALETLLTGLRFVECFSQDRDEVVLVFAQAKGKQNYYKPFYIKAVLRPDFSGLLFPQTVQRARNNSVDLFEEVTNSLPGQEEVQGSSDETVEANRPGRAVIGVRSFLNERCLAILLEDKYTMLFKFFGNRPNLLAFHENTVTDLFNQKLLTDRQLVLDALDRPIDQSWEAFEKAGYDHRKLFPTFGKVVNEWLNEQAVNNTLTTPEAKWTLIQQTLQQLEQPHYYLTKLHHKPTLSLLPLGDIQRELTDPVEAANRFFITYNGLTAFEHEKGNLLRLLEKRRKRAEALIEINLQRIVDREEGASHEEMGHILMANLHDIPMVSGSKSPETVTLTDFYRDQPITIRLKPDLSPQKNAENYYRKAKNEKIEEDYLTGQITAREEEITLLDRQKADLEVIQTLKELRRYSKQHNLQSDQLANQLASGDTTNLFKEVIIDKFRILIGRNAKNNDLLTQKYAYKEDLWLHARDVAGSHVIVKYQAGKPFPKNVIERAAELAAWYSKRRTDSLCPVIVTPKKYVRKPKGLAEGQVIVDKEDSILVVPRE, encoded by the coding sequence ATGCATACGAACTATTATTTCCTTCGTCAACTGGCTCCCGCTCTTGAGACTCTATTGACCGGCCTCCGGTTTGTTGAGTGCTTCAGCCAGGATCGCGATGAGGTGGTGCTTGTCTTTGCCCAGGCCAAGGGAAAACAGAATTATTACAAGCCGTTTTACATAAAAGCCGTCTTACGGCCCGACTTTTCGGGGCTGTTGTTTCCTCAAACGGTGCAGCGCGCTCGTAACAATAGCGTCGATTTGTTTGAAGAAGTAACGAATTCACTGCCAGGGCAGGAAGAGGTTCAGGGCAGTAGTGACGAAACGGTAGAAGCAAATCGGCCGGGACGCGCGGTTATCGGTGTCCGCTCGTTTCTGAATGAACGATGCCTGGCAATCTTGCTGGAAGATAAGTACACTATGCTGTTCAAATTTTTCGGCAATCGTCCTAATCTCCTGGCGTTTCACGAGAATACGGTTACCGATCTATTTAATCAAAAGCTGTTGACAGATCGTCAGCTCGTGCTCGATGCCCTTGACCGACCTATTGATCAATCCTGGGAAGCGTTTGAAAAAGCAGGGTACGATCATCGAAAATTGTTTCCCACTTTCGGTAAGGTTGTAAACGAGTGGCTGAATGAACAGGCCGTCAATAATACGCTAACAACCCCGGAGGCCAAGTGGACGCTGATCCAGCAAACCTTACAGCAACTCGAACAGCCTCACTATTATTTAACCAAGCTTCATCACAAACCGACGCTTAGTTTGTTGCCTCTGGGCGATATACAACGTGAGCTTACGGACCCGGTCGAAGCCGCCAACCGTTTCTTTATTACGTACAATGGCCTAACTGCTTTTGAGCACGAAAAAGGGAACCTGCTTCGACTGCTGGAAAAGAGACGGAAGCGAGCTGAAGCCTTAATCGAAATTAACCTGCAACGCATCGTTGATCGGGAGGAAGGAGCCAGCCATGAAGAGATGGGTCATATTCTGATGGCTAACTTACATGACATTCCTATGGTGTCTGGAAGTAAATCGCCCGAAACCGTAACATTGACCGATTTTTACCGGGATCAACCCATCACAATCCGACTGAAACCAGACCTGAGTCCACAAAAAAACGCCGAGAATTACTACCGAAAAGCGAAGAACGAAAAAATCGAGGAAGACTATTTGACCGGACAGATCACAGCTCGGGAAGAAGAAATTACGCTTCTCGACCGGCAGAAAGCGGATCTTGAAGTAATTCAAACCTTAAAGGAGCTGCGCCGATACAGCAAGCAGCATAATCTACAGAGCGACCAGCTGGCTAATCAACTGGCAAGCGGTGACACAACGAATCTTTTTAAAGAGGTAATCATCGATAAGTTTCGCATTCTGATCGGACGAAACGCAAAAAACAACGATCTACTGACGCAGAAATACGCGTACAAAGAAGATTTGTGGCTTCATGCCCGCGATGTTGCCGGTTCGCACGTCATTGTAAAATATCAGGCCGGTAAACCGTTTCCCAAAAACGTGATTGAGCGAGCAGCCGAGCTAGCCGCCTGGTACTCAAAACGCCGAACGGACAGCTTGTGTCCGGTTATTGTGACGCCGAAAAAATACGTTCGTAAGCCCAAAGGCCTCGCCGAGGGCCAGGTAATTGTGGATAAGGAAGACAGCATTCTCGTTGTACCCCGCGAATAA
- a CDS encoding glycosyltransferase family 1 protein, which translates to MKITDATPDSANALNLTSRPSTTTSTNRPSSSFSVDDVHDLICFSHLRWNFVYQRPQHLLTRATKNYRVWFIEEPIWSNETRLTTCQQTDRLTVLVPHLPHGTKPDEAIRLQRQLLDEFLQNERIGNFIAWYYTPMALLFSDHLQPRLTIYDCMDELSAFWGAPPQLLAEEKRLIDKADIVFTGGHSLYEAKRNRHSQVFAFPSSIDFSHFSAARQPQPDPADQRSLANPRIGFSGVIDERFDYKLLGEVAQRRPEWQFILLGPIVKISRDLLPKGDNVHYLGMKAYKDLPAYFGNWDVAMLPFALNDSTRFISPTKTPEYLAGGLPVVSTPIRDVVRTYGNADFVQIADSADAFEAAIEKALNGGHPADWAAIDSFLMENSWNHTWNDMNRLMVANLSLAIEQ; encoded by the coding sequence ATGAAAATTACGGACGCAACGCCTGATTCAGCAAATGCTCTTAATTTAACTAGCCGCCCATCAACGACGACTAGTACAAATCGCCCTTCCTCCTCGTTCTCAGTCGATGATGTCCATGATCTGATCTGTTTTTCGCACTTACGGTGGAACTTCGTTTATCAACGTCCGCAACATCTGTTGACCCGAGCTACGAAAAACTACCGTGTATGGTTTATTGAGGAGCCCATCTGGAGTAACGAAACACGACTTACTACTTGTCAGCAGACCGACCGGCTAACCGTGCTGGTGCCGCATCTTCCTCATGGAACGAAACCTGACGAAGCCATTCGCTTACAGCGTCAGCTATTGGATGAGTTTTTGCAGAACGAACGTATTGGGAATTTTATAGCTTGGTATTACACTCCGATGGCTCTGTTGTTCAGTGATCATCTGCAACCGCGCCTGACGATTTACGATTGCATGGACGAACTGTCGGCTTTCTGGGGAGCTCCTCCGCAATTGCTGGCCGAAGAAAAGCGACTCATCGACAAAGCCGATATCGTATTTACGGGCGGCCATAGCCTGTACGAAGCCAAGCGCAACCGGCATTCGCAGGTATTCGCGTTCCCAAGCAGTATCGATTTCTCGCATTTTTCGGCAGCTCGCCAGCCGCAGCCCGATCCGGCAGATCAGCGTTCGCTAGCCAACCCACGGATTGGCTTTAGTGGAGTTATCGACGAACGGTTTGATTACAAATTGCTTGGTGAAGTAGCCCAGCGTCGGCCCGAATGGCAGTTTATCTTACTCGGTCCAATCGTTAAGATCAGCCGGGATTTATTGCCGAAAGGAGATAACGTGCATTACCTGGGCATGAAGGCGTACAAAGATCTACCAGCTTATTTCGGTAACTGGGACGTTGCGATGCTGCCTTTTGCACTCAACGATTCAACCCGATTCATCAGCCCGACTAAGACGCCTGAGTATCTAGCCGGTGGATTGCCCGTTGTGTCTACGCCAATTCGTGATGTAGTGCGTACCTACGGCAACGCCGATTTCGTCCAGATTGCTGATTCGGCGGATGCCTTCGAAGCGGCCATCGAGAAAGCGCTCAACGGAGGACACCCAGCCGACTGGGCCGCCATCGACAGCTTCCTGATGGAAAATTCCTGGAACCACACCTGGAACGATATGAACCGGTTGATGGTCGCCAACCTAAGCCTTGCTATCGAGCAGTAA
- a CDS encoding sensor histidine kinase: MTNLSLYQTAPPGFELSTDERAFLWQQVLNHSINGLVGLVAVREGASPDGPIVNFQYRFANNTALRDTLGNNHEESADITGRLLTDFFPTVRETKLWQTYIKVIETNEAQRVEQTYKVGDHDVWIVQSAAPFGHDGLLLSYSETSDLHHAARRLARQTTLLNGVLNSSPNSIVVFEAVRDDQHNLLNFCIALTNQQFERLISQTPMHFTGLLLTDIYPVKPEWMEQLRHMLDTGDAICFEEYAPSLDRWFNVTLNHLNDGFVATIQDVTEAKQLQQQLEATVQELHRSNHNLEQFAYVASHDLQEPLRKIVSFGDVLNDQFTEELSAAATDLIQRMQVSAGRMRSLVQDLLTFSRLSGDAKTFSPVDLNKLIDLVADDLELTIYDRKAQLTVDPLPMVQGDVALLRQLFQNLLSNALKFQQIDSAGTPIPPQVRISGYVATESDLPATLLDGPSAEGRFAVLTVADNGIGFDERYLDKIFTIFQQLHGRMQYDGTGMGLAICRKVADIHGGYITASSQEGNGAIFRVFLPRA; the protein is encoded by the coding sequence ATGACTAACCTGTCTCTTTATCAAACTGCACCTCCCGGATTTGAACTATCTACTGACGAGCGCGCCTTTCTCTGGCAACAAGTACTGAATCATTCCATAAACGGCTTAGTAGGACTTGTGGCCGTTCGCGAAGGGGCTTCTCCCGATGGACCAATCGTCAATTTTCAATATCGTTTTGCCAATAATACAGCACTACGCGATACACTGGGTAACAACCACGAAGAAAGCGCCGATATCACAGGACGACTGCTAACGGATTTTTTTCCGACAGTTCGCGAAACGAAGTTGTGGCAGACCTACATCAAGGTAATTGAAACGAATGAAGCGCAGCGGGTTGAGCAGACTTATAAGGTCGGTGACCACGACGTGTGGATCGTTCAGTCGGCGGCTCCGTTTGGTCACGACGGCCTGCTACTTTCTTACAGCGAAACCAGTGATCTGCACCATGCCGCCCGTCGATTAGCCCGACAAACCACGCTACTCAATGGTGTATTAAACTCTTCGCCTAATTCTATCGTCGTCTTTGAAGCGGTTCGCGACGACCAGCATAACCTGCTAAACTTTTGCATTGCACTCACTAATCAACAGTTCGAACGGCTGATCAGCCAGACTCCTATGCACTTTACGGGGTTACTGCTGACCGATATTTATCCAGTAAAACCGGAATGGATGGAGCAGTTGCGGCATATGCTCGATACGGGAGACGCCATTTGTTTCGAAGAATATGCTCCGTCGCTGGATCGCTGGTTCAACGTTACCCTCAATCACCTGAACGATGGATTTGTTGCTACAATACAAGATGTAACGGAGGCCAAACAATTGCAGCAGCAGCTGGAGGCAACCGTGCAGGAACTTCACCGGTCGAATCATAACCTGGAACAGTTTGCTTACGTAGCGTCGCACGATCTGCAAGAGCCGCTGCGGAAAATAGTTTCATTCGGTGATGTGCTGAACGATCAGTTTACTGAAGAATTAAGTGCGGCTGCAACCGATCTGATCCAGCGCATGCAGGTCTCGGCGGGGCGTATGCGGTCATTGGTTCAAGATCTGCTGACTTTTTCCCGGCTATCGGGAGATGCTAAAACATTTAGTCCGGTTGATCTCAACAAGTTGATTGACTTAGTGGCTGACGATCTCGAACTAACGATTTATGATCGCAAGGCACAGCTTACTGTCGATCCGCTGCCCATGGTCCAGGGCGACGTAGCTTTGCTGCGTCAGTTGTTTCAGAACTTGCTCAGTAATGCGCTGAAGTTTCAGCAAATCGATTCTGCCGGAACGCCAATTCCTCCCCAGGTTCGTATCAGTGGCTATGTAGCCACGGAATCCGATTTGCCCGCAACGCTGTTAGATGGGCCGTCGGCGGAGGGGCGGTTTGCAGTCCTGACCGTCGCTGATAACGGAATCGGATTTGATGAGCGCTATCTGGACAAAATATTCACCATTTTTCAGCAGCTTCATGGCCGAATGCAGTACGACGGAACCGGAATGGGTCTAGCCATTTGCAGAAAAGTGGCTGATATTCACGGCGGCTACATTACGGCGAGCAGTCAGGAAGGTAACGGTGCAATATTTCGTGTTTTTCTGCCTAGAGCGTAG
- a CDS encoding glycoside hydrolase family 5 protein, giving the protein MERRLFLQTSLTAAVGLNQLTSVMADADSSILPEPKPGKLPRWRGFNLLEKFVAGTTGPEPAGPYQERDFEWIANWGFNFVRLPMSYHCWATPDPAHWTELNERVLKEVDQAVDYGKQHKIHVNLNLHRIPGYCVNPPAEPLDLWTDDRALEAAVFHWKHLAERYKGRPNREVSFDLINEPNTDEAKYIRVVTALVEGIRSVDPNRLIIVDGLQYGNQPVFDLVNLHVGQSTRGYLPMNVSHYKAEWVPMLKDAPSPTWPNTWMNVVWNAETLKKITIDPWKKLQKQGVGVHVGEWGCYNKTPHDVALRYMEDHLKLWKEAGWGWALWNFRGAFGILNSDRADVTYKEHQGMLLDERMLTLLQKY; this is encoded by the coding sequence ATGGAGCGTCGTCTGTTTCTGCAAACATCGCTAACCGCAGCCGTTGGGTTGAACCAATTAACATCCGTTATGGCCGACGCTGATTCGTCAATTTTACCGGAACCAAAACCGGGCAAGCTGCCGCGCTGGCGGGGGTTTAACCTACTCGAAAAATTTGTTGCGGGTACGACCGGCCCCGAACCTGCCGGACCGTATCAGGAACGGGACTTCGAATGGATTGCAAACTGGGGCTTCAATTTCGTTCGGTTGCCTATGTCGTACCATTGCTGGGCTACGCCCGATCCGGCACACTGGACCGAACTAAACGAGCGCGTGTTGAAAGAAGTAGATCAGGCCGTTGACTACGGAAAGCAACATAAAATTCACGTCAATCTAAATTTGCACCGGATTCCCGGCTACTGCGTGAACCCGCCCGCCGAACCACTCGATCTCTGGACCGATGATCGGGCGTTGGAAGCTGCCGTTTTTCACTGGAAGCATCTGGCCGAGCGTTACAAAGGTCGGCCTAACCGGGAGGTTTCGTTCGACCTGATCAACGAGCCGAATACCGACGAGGCAAAATACATTCGCGTCGTAACGGCGCTGGTCGAAGGAATTCGTTCTGTTGACCCTAACCGGTTGATTATTGTTGATGGCTTGCAATACGGTAACCAGCCCGTATTTGACCTGGTTAATCTGCATGTTGGTCAGAGTACGCGCGGTTACCTACCGATGAATGTGAGCCACTACAAGGCAGAATGGGTGCCCATGCTGAAAGACGCACCTTCGCCTACCTGGCCGAATACTTGGATGAACGTGGTCTGGAACGCCGAGACGTTGAAAAAAATTACCATTGACCCCTGGAAGAAACTACAAAAGCAAGGGGTAGGCGTTCACGTTGGCGAGTGGGGTTGTTACAATAAAACGCCCCACGACGTTGCGTTGCGGTATATGGAAGATCACCTGAAGCTTTGGAAAGAGGCCGGATGGGGCTGGGCGCTCTGGAATTTTCGGGGCGCATTCGGTATCCTTAACAGCGACCGAGCCGACGTAACCTACAAAGAGCATCAGGGAATGCTGCTGGATGAACGAATGCTAACTTTGTTACAAAAATATTAG
- a CDS encoding DUF5686 and carboxypeptidase regulatory-like domain-containing protein gives MKSTLLLFIAFFYSTFVLAQTSSTGLRGVVKNVQGEALPYAAVVIKGTPNGTITNAEGRYEIGLAPGNYVVVFQYLGFQTVQKSIEVGTGFTSLDVTLEEQALRLAEVETKAGNEDPAYTIMRRAIAKSRFHQLQVQRFKARVYTKSSFTVTDLPNLAEMAFRKQLKEAEKEANFKVGVPMLNETVAEVSFSQPNTYRQRIIANRNSQGDFLSPNQFYNASFYNPTIAGTVSPLSPKAFAYYKFEYKGTFRENGPDGKAIEISKIQVIPRQWGEGVFRGTIYIIENTWAIHSLQLETVNNIGILISIRHVCTPIQGVWMPTNQRFSGSGSYLGVKGNGYYIRNLTFTEFVVNPAFVEDIEVADEKKGAPANTLAKSDIKGKQFDELVKKQKEFSTKNLRQLVKEYEKQEKQARKNRKEDVTVVRDDSLEVDSLARKRSNVFWDSLRSVPLTSAEVKSYRKADSLGLTREIKAPGTKDTTGRDTTQQKKSKAFSVGQLIGGNTWRFNKRSSLIYTSPITRIEYNTVEGYTLEGALNYRYQARVDSINRFRKIPLGEWNIGGTGRYQFGRKQFVGYGLASYQHKNTLVSLSGGRYLYQFNPNNPISPFLNSLTTLLFEQNFAKLYQKDFLNLSVTATPFKQRVSLTGGLEYAQRTELANYREDLKPWIDSPRREFTANRPDNNELANTGFPIHNAVVLNLTASARLGAMQYTMRNGRRTALRNNESPLLSVNYRKGIHGIANSAVDYDFLQASISHSFETGIRSRLNYQIGAGAFLNDKQLYFPDFKHFAGNQFFLQQGDVVSTFRMLPYYQYSTGKRFVEGHVLAEFRKFLLTQVTFMRLLGMKENLFVHSLYTLVSKNYTEVGYGLDGLIPQVFPFFRVEIVSQWQDAKYQGLGFRVGTTLKFGR, from the coding sequence ATGAAGTCCACGTTACTACTATTCATTGCCTTTTTTTACTCGACATTCGTTCTAGCCCAGACGAGCAGCACGGGCCTGCGGGGCGTTGTCAAAAACGTCCAGGGAGAGGCTTTGCCGTATGCCGCTGTTGTGATCAAAGGTACGCCCAACGGGACCATCACAAACGCAGAAGGACGGTACGAGATTGGACTTGCGCCGGGAAATTACGTTGTTGTTTTTCAGTACCTGGGCTTTCAAACTGTTCAAAAATCAATAGAAGTAGGAACCGGTTTTACGAGCCTGGATGTGACGCTGGAAGAACAGGCCCTGCGACTCGCGGAAGTGGAAACGAAGGCGGGTAACGAAGATCCAGCTTACACCATTATGCGCCGGGCGATTGCCAAGAGCCGATTCCATCAGTTGCAGGTACAGCGGTTCAAAGCGCGGGTGTACACGAAGTCATCCTTCACCGTAACGGATTTGCCGAACCTGGCCGAAATGGCGTTTCGGAAGCAGTTGAAAGAAGCGGAGAAAGAAGCCAATTTTAAGGTGGGGGTGCCGATGCTGAACGAAACCGTTGCTGAAGTGTCGTTTAGTCAGCCCAATACGTATCGGCAGCGCATTATCGCCAACCGCAACTCACAGGGTGATTTCTTAAGTCCTAACCAGTTCTACAACGCCAGCTTCTACAACCCAACCATAGCCGGAACGGTTTCTCCGTTGTCGCCCAAAGCGTTTGCTTACTACAAGTTTGAATACAAGGGTACGTTTCGGGAGAATGGGCCGGACGGAAAAGCAATTGAGATTAGCAAGATTCAGGTTATTCCCCGGCAGTGGGGTGAGGGCGTTTTTCGGGGTACTATTTACATCATTGAAAACACCTGGGCAATCCATAGCCTGCAATTGGAAACGGTCAACAACATCGGTATCCTGATCAGTATCCGGCACGTATGTACACCAATTCAGGGTGTCTGGATGCCAACCAACCAACGGTTCAGCGGCAGCGGTTCCTACCTGGGCGTAAAAGGGAATGGGTATTACATCCGTAACCTGACATTCACCGAATTTGTGGTCAACCCGGCTTTTGTGGAGGATATCGAAGTGGCCGATGAAAAAAAAGGCGCTCCCGCGAATACGCTTGCCAAGAGCGATATCAAGGGAAAGCAGTTTGATGAACTAGTCAAGAAACAGAAAGAATTTTCGACCAAGAACTTACGGCAGCTTGTCAAAGAATACGAGAAGCAGGAAAAGCAGGCCCGGAAAAATCGCAAAGAGGATGTAACGGTAGTGCGTGACGACTCACTGGAGGTCGATTCCCTGGCGCGTAAACGGTCTAACGTTTTCTGGGATTCACTACGGTCGGTGCCCCTGACATCTGCCGAGGTTAAGAGCTACCGCAAGGCTGATAGTTTGGGCCTGACACGGGAAATAAAAGCACCCGGAACAAAAGATACCACCGGACGCGACACCACACAACAAAAGAAGTCAAAAGCGTTTTCGGTAGGGCAGCTGATCGGTGGTAATACCTGGCGGTTCAACAAACGGAGTTCCCTAATTTATACCAGCCCCATCACGCGAATCGAATACAACACCGTAGAAGGCTACACGTTGGAAGGGGCGCTTAATTACCGGTACCAGGCCCGAGTTGACTCGATCAATCGATTCCGCAAAATTCCGTTGGGGGAGTGGAATATCGGCGGAACGGGCCGTTATCAGTTTGGGCGTAAGCAATTCGTGGGGTATGGGTTGGCTAGTTATCAGCACAAAAATACGCTCGTGAGTCTGTCGGGTGGGCGGTATCTGTACCAGTTCAATCCCAACAATCCGATTAGCCCGTTCCTGAACTCGCTGACGACGCTGCTGTTCGAGCAGAACTTTGCCAAACTGTACCAGAAAGATTTTCTGAATCTATCCGTTACGGCAACACCGTTTAAGCAGCGCGTCAGTCTGACGGGCGGGTTAGAGTACGCCCAGCGGACCGAACTGGCGAATTATCGGGAGGATCTGAAACCGTGGATCGATTCGCCAAGGCGGGAGTTTACGGCAAACCGACCCGATAATAACGAACTGGCCAACACGGGCTTCCCAATACACAATGCAGTAGTCCTAAATCTGACGGCATCGGCTCGGCTAGGGGCCATGCAGTACACCATGCGCAACGGCCGACGGACTGCACTACGCAATAATGAAAGCCCATTACTGAGTGTCAACTACCGGAAAGGCATTCACGGCATTGCTAATTCCGCTGTCGACTATGATTTCTTGCAGGCAAGTATCAGTCATTCGTTCGAAACGGGTATTCGGAGCCGTCTGAATTACCAAATCGGAGCCGGCGCTTTCCTGAATGATAAGCAACTATATTTTCCTGATTTCAAGCACTTCGCTGGTAACCAGTTTTTCTTGCAGCAGGGCGATGTTGTATCAACATTCCGAATGCTGCCGTATTACCAGTACAGTACCGGCAAGCGTTTTGTAGAAGGTCACGTGCTGGCCGAGTTCCGTAAGTTTCTTCTTACGCAGGTAACGTTTATGCGGCTGCTCGGTATGAAAGAAAATCTGTTTGTGCATTCCCTGTACACGCTCGTTTCTAAAAACTATACCGAAGTAGGCTATGGACTGGACGGTCTGATTCCGCAGGTGTTTCCGTTTTTTCGGGTAGAAATTGTTTCGCAGTGGCAGGATGCGAAATACCAGGGATTGGGTTTCCGGGTAGGCACGACACTTAAGTTCGGGCGGTAA